One part of the Methanofastidiosum sp. genome encodes these proteins:
- a CDS encoding M20 family metallopeptidase, with protein MEINEIAAKITSNLNKQEMLDFLFSLIETETVNPPGDEYLLHDIIMKSMKEIGAEVQIISKDEKRPNYIGRIGSGEPSVAIISHMDVVPPGEGWTHHPFQPYENEGKIYGRGALDNKGCLAASWAGIKALLKSGLKFKGTIYFCAVSDEEMGSDYGVEYIVEKGFKPDYAIVPDSGSIDKAIIGEKGAAWFDLESFGKQSHGSTPELGINAIIKVSKLISNFEKFVFNLKYDPRFTPPTINVGMISGGNAPNIVASRCKVTLDIRYPVGITEGMILKRMSDEIDVLKKEDKEVDIRLGEVTTRHYPHIIENNSKLIDAFKNTAKEIGMPMEFETSAGITVAKILNLNGIPAIAHSPDSDKTWHISDEYVKIENLEKCAVLWASVIYDLVR; from the coding sequence ATGGAGATAAATGAGATTGCTGCAAAGATCACTTCAAACCTTAACAAACAGGAAATGCTAGATTTTTTATTTAGCCTTATTGAAACTGAAACAGTTAATCCTCCCGGGGATGAATATCTTTTACATGATATAATCATGAAATCTATGAAAGAGATAGGTGCTGAAGTTCAGATTATTTCAAAGGACGAAAAAAGGCCAAATTACATTGGGAGAATAGGGAGTGGAGAGCCATCTGTTGCAATAATCTCCCACATGGACGTTGTGCCACCAGGAGAGGGATGGACGCATCACCCATTTCAGCCATATGAAAATGAAGGAAAGATTTACGGCAGGGGGGCTCTTGATAACAAAGGATGCCTCGCAGCATCGTGGGCTGGGATAAAAGCATTGCTCAAAAGTGGATTAAAGTTCAAAGGAACGATTTATTTCTGTGCAGTTTCTGATGAAGAGATGGGATCCGATTATGGAGTTGAATATATTGTAGAGAAGGGGTTTAAGCCTGACTATGCAATTGTTCCTGATAGCGGTTCAATAGACAAAGCAATTATTGGAGAAAAAGGTGCAGCGTGGTTTGACCTTGAAAGTTTTGGGAAGCAATCCCATGGTTCAACACCAGAATTAGGAATAAATGCCATAATCAAAGTATCCAAATTAATCTCTAACTTTGAAAAATTTGTTTTCAATCTTAAATACGACCCTAGGTTCACCCCACCAACAATTAACGTGGGTATGATATCTGGAGGAAATGCACCGAATATAGTGGCTTCAAGATGCAAAGTTACACTTGATATAAGATACCCCGTCGGAATAACTGAGGGCATGATACTAAAAAGAATGTCTGACGAAATAGATGTTTTAAAAAAGGAAGATAAAGAGGTAGACATACGATTAGGTGAAGTTACAACAAGGCACTACCCTCACATAATAGAAAATAATAGCAAATTAATAGATGCTTTTAAGAACACTGCAAAGGAGATTGGCATGCCAATGGAATTTGAAACATCTGCCGGTATAACAGTTGCAAAGATACTGAACTTAAACGGAATACCTGCAATTGCCCATTCACCTGATTCTGATAAAACTTGGCATATATCAGATGAATATGTAAAAATAGAAAATTTAGAAAAGTGCGCAGTTTTATGGGCATCAGTTATCTATGACTTGGTGAGATAA
- a CDS encoding signal peptidase I, which produces MDYKKEGKEILEGIVIAVVLYLVISLTLSYALKVENPVAVVISGSMEPVYYRGDIIVIKGTEPSNLQVGDIVVYKRPYQDIPIVHRAINIIEEDGILYFVTKGDNNPFEDSYFENGKKLPGVPDYAILGKSVMKIPKLGYVTIFFKRLIGVRI; this is translated from the coding sequence GTGGATTACAAGAAAGAAGGCAAGGAGATACTAGAAGGTATAGTTATTGCTGTTGTGCTTTACCTAGTCATTAGCTTGACATTATCCTACGCTTTAAAAGTTGAAAATCCCGTGGCCGTTGTAATTTCTGGAAGTATGGAGCCCGTCTATTACAGAGGAGACATTATTGTGATAAAAGGAACTGAACCAAGCAATCTACAGGTCGGCGACATTGTTGTATATAAGAGACCGTACCAGGATATTCCTATTGTGCACAGAGCGATAAACATAATAGAGGAGGATGGGATTCTGTATTTTGTAACTAAGGGTGACAACAATCCTTTTGAGGACTCTTACTTTGAAAATGGTAAAAAACTTCCAGGTGTACCAGATTATGCTATTCTGGGAAAAAGTGTCATGAAGATACCAAAACTTGGTTATGTGACAATTTTCTTTAAGCGCCTTATTGGAGTTAGGATATGA
- a CDS encoding NUDIX hydrolase, protein MRRSPSLAVDTIILLDNKLALIKRGREPFKDCFALPGGFVEYGETVENAAIREAKEETGLDITNLSLLGIYSKPDRDPRGHTVSIVFLGKGNGTPKAGDDAKEIFLFDIDQIPTDLAFDHNKIIQDFLKDSRGSKYYR, encoded by the coding sequence ATGAGAAGGTCCCCTTCACTGGCAGTCGACACAATAATTCTTTTAGATAATAAATTAGCCTTGATAAAAAGAGGGAGAGAACCTTTCAAAGACTGTTTTGCACTCCCTGGGGGTTTTGTTGAATATGGGGAGACTGTTGAAAATGCCGCAATAAGGGAAGCAAAAGAAGAGACAGGCCTTGACATCACAAATTTATCTCTTTTAGGAATTTATTCAAAGCCTGATAGAGACCCACGCGGGCATACGGTAAGTATCGTTTTCCTTGGCAAAGGAAACGGAACGCCAAAAGCCGGCGATGACGCCAAGGAGATATTCTTATTTGATATAGATCAAATACCAACTGATCTAGCCTTTGATCACAATAAAATAATTCAGGATTTCCTAAAAGATTCAAGGGGGAGTAAGTATTATCGATAA